A region from the Gossypium hirsutum isolate 1008001.06 chromosome A08, Gossypium_hirsutum_v2.1, whole genome shotgun sequence genome encodes:
- the LOC107946536 gene encoding F-box protein CPR1, whose product MNSWSGSGRRPRIMASSLSLPQNTITDILSRLPVKSLTRFKSVSKNWADLTSAPAFIAAHLRRSSTDPSLLIRRYHSQSGWDYGIWLITNPTLSYATQLLRIPLEESLPLFPKIVGSVDGLVCLDISPCYASDFAMWNPGTKQIKRLPLPLITSSRDNPIWMVFHGFGFDSFNNDYKLVRIVSFRGNDASPFLRVEVYSLREAVWKEIEERFELALLCGGQDGVVVDGSLNWAAIGLQGFVDRKVVISFDMGREVFKTIPLPPVTRYGNVKVVSYMGLLAVAVYPLVFAANGNNMNRFEFWVQSDCEDGMKRWSNMVVVENFSKSLVPVGTWGDRELVFKHVGVRDRENQSSLFLFDPVDHTTKRLPVDFVDICFQGFSYVESLVSVS is encoded by the coding sequence ATGAATTCTTGGTCAGGATCAGGAAGAAGGCCCAGAATCATGGCTTCCTCGTTGTCATTACCTCAAAATACCATCACCGACATCCTCTCTAGATTGCCCGTCAAATCCCTAACTCGATTCAAATCCGTTTCCAAAAACTGGGCCGACCTCACTTCAGCCCCTGCTTTCATCGCCGCCCATCTACGCCGCTCTTCTACTGACCCATCTCTCCTCATCCGCCGCTACCACTCCCAGTCTGGTTGGGACTACGGGATCTGGCTCATCACTAACCCCACACTAAGTTACGCCACCCAGCTCTTGCGTATCCCCCTGGAAGAATCACTTCCTCTGTTCCCGAAAATCGTGGGTTCCGTCGATGGTTTGGTTTGTCTTGATATTTCCCCTTGTTATGCTTCTGATTTCGCTATGTGGAACCCTGGAACTAAACAAATTAAACGTCTCCCTTTGCCTTTGATTACTTCCTCCAGAGATAACCCTATTTGGATGGTCTTTCATGGCTTCGGCTTTGATTCTTTCAACAATGATTATAAACTAGTCAGGATAGTCTCTTTTAGAGGAAATGATGCGTCGCCTTTTCTAAGGGTTGAAGTTTATTCATTGAGGGAAGCGGTTTGGAAAGAGATAGAAGAACGTTTCGAGTTAGCTCTGTTATGTGGAGGACAAGACGGAGTGGTTGTTGATGGTAGTTTGAATTGGGCTGCCATTGGATTACAAGGATTCGTGGATCGAAAGGTTGTTATCTCCTTTGATATGGGAAGAGAGGTGTTTAAGACCATACCTTTGCCACCCGTTACTCGATATGGTAATGTTAAAGTTGTGTCTTACATGGGATTATTGGCTGTTGCTGTATATCCGTTAGTATTTGCTGCTAATGGTAATAATATGAACCGCTTCGAGTTTTGGGTACAAAGCGATTGTGAAGATGGGATGAAGCGTTGGTCTAATATGGTTGTGGTCGAAAATTTTTCCAAGTCTTTGGTTCCAGTGGGGACTTGGGGAGATCGTGAACTGGTGTTTAAACATGTGGGAGTTAGAGATAGAGAAAATCAGTCCAGTCTCTTTTTGTTTGATCCAGTCGATCACACAACTAAAAGGCTTCCGGTTGATTTTGTTGATATTTGTTTTCAAGGTTTCAGTTATGTGGAGAGCTTGGTGTCGGTCAGTTGA